From Pantoea sp. Aalb, one genomic window encodes:
- the tusA gene encoding sulfurtransferase TusA, with product MSLSNVFSNPNNTINILGLRCPEPMMVIRKTIRYMQLGETLMIIADDPSTINDLHSFCYFMRHTLLAQHIHALPYRYLIQKGIT from the coding sequence ATGAGCTTAAGTAATGTATTTTCGAACCCTAACAATACTATTAATATATTAGGATTACGTTGTCCAGAACCAATGATGGTAATACGTAAAACTATTCGCTATATGCAATTGGGTGAAACTTTAATGATTATTGCTGATGATCCTTCTACTATAAATGATCTTCATAGTTTTTGTTACTTTATGAGACATACATTATTAGCACAACACATACATGCTTTACCGTATCGTTACTTAATACAAAAAGGAATTACTTAA